The following are encoded in a window of Podospora pseudoanserina strain CBS 124.78 chromosome 6, whole genome shotgun sequence genomic DNA:
- the VMA6 gene encoding H(+)-transporting V0 sector ATPase subunit d (COG:C; BUSCO:EOG092638RC; EggNog:ENOG503NWBT) produces the protein MEGLFFNVNNGYLEGIIRGYRNGLLTSTNYTNMTQCETIDDLKLQLGPAYGDFLSTLPPNPSTSSLATKTTEKLVSEFRYVRANAVGSLAKFMDYITYGYMIDNVALLITGTLHERDTRELLDRCHPLGWFETMPVLCVATNIEELYNSVLIETPLAPYFKGSLSHQDLDELNIEIVRNTLYKNYLEDFYNFVNTHPDMAGTPTSEVMTEILEFEADRRAINITLNSFGTELSKQDRNKLYPTFGRLYPEGTLMLSRADDFEGVRLAVEGVHDYKSFFEAAGLGGGPGGPGNMGGGSGSDGKSLEDMFYQKEMEICKGAFTRQFGASIIYAFVKLKEQEVRNIQWISECIAQNQKERIGNYISVF, from the exons ATGGAGGGCCTCTTTTTCAACGTCAACAATGG CTACCTGGAGGGCATCATCCGCGGCTACCGCAAcggcctcctcaccagcacaAACTACACCAACATGACCCAATGCGAAACCATCGACGACCTCAAACTCCAGCTCGGCCCCGCATACGGCGACTTTCTGTCCACCCtgccccccaacccatccacctccagtCTCGCCACAAAGACAACCGAGAAGCTCGTCTCCGAGTTCCGCTACGTTCGTGCCAACGCAGTGGGCTCCCTCGCCAAGTTCATGGATTACATCACCTACGGGTACATGATTGACAAtgtcgccctcctcatcactggCACCCTCCACGAGCGCGACACCCGCGAGCTCCTCGATCGGTGCCACCCCCTGGGTTGGTTCGAGACCATGCCTGTTCTTTGTGTGGCCACCAACATCGAGGAGCTCTACAACAGCGTTCTCATCGAAACCCCCTTGGCCCCTTACTTCAAAGGCAGCCTCTCCCACCAAGACCTGGACGAGCTCAACATTGAAATCGTGAGAAACACACTCTACAAGAACTACCTGGAGGATTTCTACAACTTtgtcaacacccaccccgaCATGGCGGGCACCCCGACAAGCGAGGTCATGACGGAAATTCTCGAGTTTGAGGCGGACAGGCGGGCGATCAACATCACGTTGAACTCGTTTGGGACGGAGCTGTCGAAGCAGGACCGTAACAAGTTGTATCCCACTTTTGGTCGGCTTTATCCCGAGGGgacgttgatgttgtcgagggCGGATGATTTTGAAGGGGTGAGGcttgcggtggagggggtgcaCGATTACAAGTCGTTTTTTGAGGCTGCGGGACTAGGAGGTGGTCCGGGGGGACCGGGGAATATGGGAGGGGGTTCGGGGTCGGATgggaagagcttggaggatATGTTCTAtcagaaggagatggagatatGCAAGGGGGCGTTTACGAGGCAGTTTGGGGCGAGTATTATTTATGCTTTTGTTAAGCTGAAGGAGCAG GAGGTCCGCAATATTCAGTGGATATCTGAGTGCATAGCTCAGAACCAAAAGGAGCGCATTGGTAATTACATCAGTGTGTTCTGA
- a CDS encoding hypothetical protein (BUSCO:EOG092643JW; COG:J; EggNog:ENOG503NX2K): protein MPPRLPVPQGLRTLSLCLRPSPPSTTTPALSHLPLIQTANVSQKTKEKRKEMKRRMKQDPYGWAQTQQRKNANLRRRAELEAERKEAWGSPIHGITTPFVESFDSGGQAPLSTPPVDGDGNPLAPPHELPTSPHLANYLLTKEEIEQAIEQSKRLTKPLDEDTHTDLKQHEENVAKAIIALQRITDLNNGSAKDRKHANKRRCIETFGRHVTDVTLDHAAPHPSINAPQGPKPVRAGPDTGSSEVQIAILTSKIRAVALSLEGHKGYKDKNNKRSLRLLLHKRQRLLKYMEKKERGSERWQFMLKTLGITPACWKNQIEV from the exons ATGCCTCCTAGGTTACCCGTCCCCCAAGGGCTGCGAACCCTTTCGC TATGCCTCcgcccatctcccccctcgacGACAACCCCGGCCCtgtcccacctccccctcatccagaCAGCCAATGTTTCCCAAAAGACCAAAGAAAAGCGCAAGGAAATGAAGCGCCGCATGAAGCAAGACCCCTACGGTTGGgcccaaacccaacagcGCAAAAACGCCaacctccgccgccgcgccGAGCTCGAAGCCGAACGCAAAGAAGCCTGGGGCTCCCCCATTcacggcatcaccacccccttcgtcGAATCCTTCGACTCGGGCGGACAagcccccctctccacccccccagtcgacggcgacggcaaccccctcgccccccCTCACGagctccccacctccccccacctgGCCAActacctcctcaccaaagaAGAGATCGAGCAGGCCATTGAGCAGTCCAAGCGCCTGACCAAACCCCTCGACGAGGACACCCACACCGACCTCAAACAGCACGAGGAGAACGTCGCAaaggccatcatcgccctccaGCGCATCACAGACCTCAACAACGGCTCCGCAAAGGACAGGAAACACGCCAACAAGCGCCGCTGCATCGAGACCTTTGGCCGTCACGTCACCGACGTCACCCTCGACCACGccgccccccacccctccatcaacgCCCCGCAGGGACCCAAGCCCGTCCGCGCCGGCCCAGACACGGGAAGCAGCGAGGTCCAGATCGCCATTCTAACCTCCAAGATCAGAGCCGTGGCTCTCTCGCTCGAGGGGCACAAGGGCTACAaggacaagaacaacaagaggAGTCTGAGATTGCTCCTCCACAAGAGGCAACGGCTTCTCAAGTacatggagaagaaggagagggggagtgaGCGCTGGCAGTTTATGCTCAAGACGCTGGGCATCACCCCGGCGTGCTGGAAGAACCAGATCGAGGTTTAA
- the RPS0 gene encoding structural constituent of ribosome (EggNog:ENOG503NUJI; COG:J): MAPANLPSIFNATSQDIEQLLAAQCHIGSKNLGVHAQPYLWKTRADGVNIINIGKTWEKIVLAARIIAAIDNPSDVCVISARPYGQRAVLKFAAHTGAQAIAGRFTPGSFTNYITRSFKEPRLIVVTDPRTDAQAIKEASYVNIPVIALCDTDSPTEYVDVAIPTNNKGRHSIGLVWWMLAREVLRLRGTIYNREAPWDVMVDLYFYRDPEAEAEEKVEEEKLPGVDEEGVAAIESGFPAAGGDWEAAPAAFPAAGAATGEWSEAQGAQWETGTGAPAADWAAEPAKESSW, from the exons ATGGCTCCCGctaacctcccctccatcttcaaTGCCACCAGCCAGGACATTGAGCAGCTCCTCGCTGCTCAGTGCCACATCGGCTCCAAGAA CTTGGGTGTCCATGCGCAGC CCTACCTCTGGAAGACTCGCGCCGACGGTGtgaacatcatcaacatcggcaAGACCTG GGAGAAGATCGTTCTCGCTGCCcgcatcatcgccgccattGACAACCCGAGCGATGTCTGCGTCATCTCTGCCCGTCCCTACGGTCAGCGTGCCGTCCTCAAGTTCGCCGCCCACACCGGCGCTCAGGCCATTGCTGGTCGCTTCACCCCCGGTTCTTTCACCAACTACATCACCCGGTCGTTCAAGGAGCCCCGCCTGATCGTTGTCACCGATCCCCGCACTGATGCCCAGGCTATCAAGGAGGCTTCGTACGTCAACATCCCCGTCATCGCCCTCTGCGATACCGACTCTCCCACCGAGTACGTCGATGTtgccatccccaccaacaacaagggtCGCCACTCCATCGGTCTCGTCTGGTGGATGCTCGCTCGTGAggtcctccgcctccgcggCACCATCTACAACCGCGAGGCTCCCTGGGACGTTATGGTCGATCTCTACTTTT ACCGCGACCccgaggctgaggctgaggagaaggttgaggaggagaagctccccggcgttgatgaggagggtgttgccgCCATCGAGTCCGGCTTCcccgctgctggtggtgactggGAGGCTGCTCCCGCTGCCTTCCCCGCTGCCGGTGCTGCCACTGGTGAGTGGTCCGAGGCCCAGGGTGCCCAGTGGGAGACTGGCACTGGTGCTCCCGCTGCCGACTGGGCTGCTGAGCCCGCCAAGGAGTCTTCGTGGTAG
- the LTE1 gene encoding Guanine nucleotide exchange factor lte1 (COG:T; EggNog:ENOG503NYFZ): protein MEAEQSSAPLATSPTTTLPILPQSPRSPKTTTTPRDGRFRKTPPRLRKDGERPKTGGGRGAAAAAAIGLARTKLWASSSAAHSKPLLPVTERRSQEENLAGRRAKKASVDDEKWDIAPDGGSAGREGRNFAVANVGHNGRIYLRPTVRPANQRYPQPPFVFPMTPPGTAGLEPLPSDRHRDHRDDNAQGRPGTTTRPQFPPSTSSLTRQDSGEKHVQIRQRHRRAMSDSTVRETSVARESEPGGFKIVITQPGENERPRTVEDLDMTRTPLLEVSIPSWRIGTPRFSVRGTPFIRGSSYAPTEDVRSSRASFFNYTPVDAISSISKTPDATRQHPHPPAMPPNQDGNAVPPSIPLRATYLSTHLVIEPSMFDSLTFKPACDDRSIVRYSPSGSVTAATPPRLVAEITSPSFLDYELLSDFFLTYRSFLEPSDLLRMLFARLRWALGRSDEAGMVVRVRTFVALRHWILNYFTDDFVVDYDLRFAFCELLNDFVDEISQDAIAKKVPLKILAELKKCWRRVCAQFWDGPEFDASLPTGVPISPGGIAGHRDPSLDPTFWTAKVDDDAGPPQIDGLITPVSPRGHTSFLAEVSRAGHIDSVVVGERPATPENPTIPDTEFTRNQQASPGSITSVDVVSCSLPTKSMRFHHSAGYPLAAHPADLSSMYNASSDPIATTPRALVGKRVRPNHSHKRNASLSDSLRDHATMTERVIYKNAEFLLTLPYSGSLVRGGLMPPSQAFVEVIPGLSGAGSRQTTLFQPAAELPKESRLVASAMSGQGMKKLLGSVRRALSTRGQALSSSTQTYVNISPIGPKGATTNRLPGTAIVPQSRARQNNGAGPPVRIDLLGAEIAEDFKKAVREDAAAEAENEGCEPPPAPAGEYSAAHMDTTFDFGPDFGVGEMRPTSDMGITTGSKSIVIVDDTLLPENHYPAMTGALPAVNSNSSMEAFAETFMPHGGDPTPPTTPPGARDMGVPRRSSYILGHQPLRHSQSADPLPPFVPDMATLGSSESGRPSHDWVRPSFDFLNQTPNRPPLSGVRAQGQGHTRQGSSRSFVSSRSRGPRRYASFTSGIMPRRSTTVRSFDATTYSEGSVIGGADELSQAVMIPEPLRVLRRRPGGDLRAVTNVGELDPAGVRRSRSVGSLTTYTDSINSSSFVRSPVLEMGGGYVDVVASDYSPRRGNEAFSLGAITKKQQPVTEKAEKKLSLFSTHSSKPIMRPSFEAEAQKLAQIPDDVDDDGGVESALLKLEGRFERRVPGGKLSMDLKGTVPQIDVSAEESETVDESRVSREEHRHVHLGDEGAHPLSLSTIPTTISVQGGLLDVAGRQGRNADVQSFLSDDSRASYSAPLLEMDDEGSKRTVTREWTDRSVFQGPDEDGATPMDGRSVQGSNPSYDFIMKTDSMERMRGGNALTVLEGGARKSAEQSFLDVESDHDSDLSSELSMEVIDYHEADVDPYAPSNIGIAVSTLPAHPLADVTPGYQPSHQTGSSPTNPPSPPMTLIQALHLSPETACVPTLEDHQVWGEKPLPPTPDITPTATAAPPYDTTQLPRASPADPTGTKEALRNAPKLEIPDPLASPDASITAPAKLNAHLPFILAFDSDILAQQFTLIEKDALNEIDWKELIDMRWKNAEQKAGGGINARSWVSFLRDTDARGVEVVIARFNIMVKWAISEIVLTQDMEERARCLIKFIHIAAHCRRYRNFATMAQLTIALTSNEISRLTRTWSMVPASDTKTLQELEQLMSPMRNFYNLREEMEGGGKMGARASMEMGCIPFVGIYTHDLLFNAQKPSEIASSPTGAPLVNFERCRVAAGVVKTLLRLLEASTVYEFEAVEGVTERCLWMGALEEGEIKRLVGGLE from the exons ATGGAGGCCGAGCAGTCGTCGGCTCCCCTAGCGACTAGCCCGACGACGACACTACCGATACTTCCCCAATCACCACGGTcgccaaaaacaacaacgacaCCGCGGGATGGACGCTTCCGAAAGACGCCGCCAAGGCTCAGGAAGGATGGCGAGAGGCCAAAGACGGGAGGAGGCCGGGGCGCcgctgcagcagcagccatcggACTGGCAAGGACGAAACTATGGGCATCATCCTCAGCTGCGCATTCAAAACCGCTGCTTCCGGTGACGGAGCGGAGGTCTCAGGAGGAGAACCTGGCGGGGCGGAGAGCAAAGAAGGCCAGTGTGGACGATGAAAAGTGGGATATTGCTCCGGATGGGGGATCGGCCGGCCGAGAAGGGCGGAATTTCGCTGTCGCAAATGTCGGGCACAACGGTCGAATTTATTTGAG GCCAACCGTCCGCCCTGCCAACCAGCGTTACCCGCAGCCTCCGTTTGTGTTTCCCATGACACCGCCGGGTACTGCCGGACTTGAGCCTCTGCCATCAGATAGACATCGGGATCACCGGGACGACAACGCGCAGGGAAGGCCAGGAACTACTACTCGCCCGCAGTTTCCCCCGTCAACATCAAGCCTGACTCGCCAGGACTCGGGGGAGAAGCATGTTCAGATACGCCAGAGACATCGTCGAGCCATGTCGGATTCCACAGTGCGGGAAACCAGCGTGGCCAGGGAGTCGGAGCCGGGAGGATTCAAGATCGTCATTACTCAGCCGGGGGAGAATGAAAGACCACGAACGGTCGAGGACTTGGACATGACCAGGACGCCGCTGCTCGAAGTGTCGATTCCGTCATGGAGGATAGGAACGCCTCGGTTCAGCGTTCGCGGCACGCCGTTTATTCGTGGTTCGTCTTATGCCCCTACTGAGGATGTTCGATCAAGCCGCGCTTCGTTCTTCAACTACACGCCCGTCGATGCCATTTCCAGCATATCCAAAACCCCAGATGCAACACGACAGCACCCGCACCCTCCTGCTATGCCGCCCAACCAGGATGGAAATGCAGTTCCTCCCTCGATCCCACTACGGGCGACATATCTTTCGACCCATCTCGTGATAGAGCCCTCCATGTTTGACTCGCTGACTTTTAAGCCAGCCTGCGATGACCGATCTATTGTGAGATACTCACCCTCGGGATCCGTGACGGCAGCCACTCCACCGCGGCTCGTGGCCGAAATTACATCTCCGAGCTTTCTCGACTACGAACTACTCTCGGATTTTTTTCTCACTTACCGATCGTTCCTAGAGCCATCAGATCTTCTCCGCATGCTCTTTGCTCGCCTCAGGTGGGCATTGGGAAGGAGTGACGAGGCGGGCATGGTGGTTAGAGTCCGAACATTTGTTGCTCTGCGGCACTGGATTCTGAACTACTTCACCGACGACTTTGTAGTCGACTACGACCTCCGGTTTGCCTTTTGCGAGTTATTGAACGATTTTGTCGACGAGATCTCCCAAGACGCGATAGCAAAGAAGGTGCCGCTTAAGATTCTGGCCGAGCTGAAAaagtgctggaggagggtgtgtgCCCAGTTTTGGGACGGGCCAGAGTTTGACGCTTCGCTCCCGACGGGCGTCCCGATATCGCCTGGTGGCATTGCTGGCCATCGTGATCCCAGTCTGGACCCGACTTTTTGGACGGCaaaggttgatgatgatgctgggcCGCCGCAGATTGACGGGCTGATTACGCCTGTTAGTCCGAGAGGACACACGAGTTTTTTGGCCGAGGTTTCGAGGGCCGGGCATATCgactcggtggtggtgggggagcggCCGGCGACGCCTGAGAACCCTACAATACCGGATACGGAGTTTACAAGGAACCAGCAGGCTTCGCCTGGCAGCATCACTAGTGTTGATGTGGTTTCTTGCTCGCTTCCTACCAAGAGCATGCGGTTTCATCACAGCGCCGGATACCCGCTCGCTGCTCACCCTGCGGACTTGAGCTCGATGTATAATGCTAGTTCTGACCCTATTGCGACGACGCCGAGGGCGTTGGTGGGCAAGCGGGTGCGTCCGAATCACTCGCACAAGCGCAACGCGAGCCTGAGTGATTCTCTGCGTGATCATGCCACCATGACGGAGAGGGTTATCTACAAGAATGCAGAGTTTCTGCTTACGCTGCCGTATTCGGGGAGCTTGgtgaggggtggtttgatgCCGCCGTCGCAGGCGTTTGTGGAGGTTATTCCTGGCTTGTCTGGGGCGGGGTCGAGGCAGACGACTTTGTTTCAGCCGGCTGCTGAGTTGCCCAAGGAGAGCAGGCTGGTGGCGTCGGCGATGTCGGGCcaggggatgaagaagcttTTGGGGAGTGTGCGGAGGGCACTGAGCACAAGGGGGCAGGCGCTATCATCGTCTACGCAGACGTATGTCAACATCTCGCCTATTGGCCCCAAGGGCGCGACGACGAATAGGTTACCGGGTACTGCGATAGTTCCGCAGTCTCGGGCCCGGCAGAATAACGGTGCGGGACCCCCTGTGAGGATTGATTTGTTGGGCGCGGAGATCGCCGAGGATTTTAAGAAGGCTGTGCGGgaggatgctgctgctgaggcggaGAATGAAGGGTGCGAGCCTCCGCCGGCGCCTGCTGGGGAGTATTCAGCCGCGCATATGGACACCACCTTTGACTTTGGACCCgattttggagttggggagaTGAGGCCGACGAGCGACATGGGGATCACCACGGGGAGCAAGTCGATTGTGATTGTGGATGACACCCTGCTGCCGGAGAATCATTACCCTGCCATGACGGGGGCTTTACCGGCGGTGAATTCGAACTCGTCAATGGAGGCTTTTGCCGAGACGTTTATGCCCCACGGTGGGGATCCCACTCCGCCGACGACGCCGCCCGGGGCGAGGGATATGGGGGTGCCGAGAAGGTCTTCTTATATTCTTGGGCATCAGCCATTGCGGCACTCACAGTCTGCGGATCCGTTGCCGCCGTTTGTACCTGACATGGCGACGTTGGGGTCGTCGGAGAGCGGGAGGCCGTCGCATGACTGGGTCAGGCCGTCGTTTGATTTTTTGAACCAGACGCCTAACCGGCCGCCGTTGAGCGGTGTGAGGGcgcaggggcaggggcatACGAGGCAGGGGTCCAGCAGGTCGTTTGTGTCGAGTCGGAGTAGAGGTCCGAGGAGGTATGCGTCCTTTACAAGTGGGATCATGCCTCGCCGGTCAACGACGGTTAGGAGTTTTGATGCGACGACGTACTCGGAGGGGAGTGTAATTGGGGGGGCGGATGAGTTGTCTCAGGCGGTGATGATTCCGGAGCCGTTGAgggttttgaggaggaggccgggaGGGGATTTGAGGGCTGTTACTAACGTTGGCGAGCTGGATCCGGCGGGGGTtaggaggtcgaggagtgTGGGGAGTTTGACGACGTATACGGATTCGATCAACAGCTCGTCGTTTGTGAGGAGTCCGGttctggagatggggggtgggtatGTCGATGTGGTTGCAAGTGACTACTCGCCGCGGAGGGGGAATGAGGCTTTTTCGTTGGGGGCGATTacgaagaagcagcagcctgTGACGGaaaaggcggagaagaagttgaGTTTGTTCAGCACGCACTCTTCCAAGCCGATTATGAGGCCGAGTTTTGAGGCTGAGGCGCAGAAGCTGGCGCAGATTCCggatgatgtggatgatgatgggggggtggagtcggcgttgttgaagttggaggggaggtttgaGAGGAGGGTCCCAGGGGGGAAGTTGTCGATGGATTTGAAGGGGACAGTGCCGCAGATTGATGTTTCGGCGGAGGAGAGCGAGACGGTGGATGAGAGTAGGGTTTCGAGGGAGGAGCATAGGCATGTTCACctgggtgatgagggggcGCATCCGTTGTCGCTGTCGACGATTCCGACTACGATCAGTGTGCAGGGGGGATTGTTGGATGTGGCTGGTCGTCAGGGGCGGAATGCGGATGTGCAGTCTTTTCTGTCGGATGATTCGAGGGCTTCGTATTCGGCGCCTTTGTTagagatggatgatgagggcaGCAAGAGGACTGTGACGAGGGAGTGGACGGACCGGTCGGTGTTCCAGGGGccggatgaggatggggcgACGCCGATGGATGGGAGGAGTGTTCAGGGGTCGAACCCCTCTTATGATTTTATTATGAAGACGGATAgcatggagaggatgaggggcGGGAATGCACTgacggtgctggaggggggggcgaGGAAAAGTGCGGAGCAGTCGTTTCTTGATGTGGAGAGCGATCATGACAGCGATCTGTCTTCGGAGTTGTCGATGGAGGTGATTGACTATCATGAGGCTGATGTTGATCCCTATGCACCGTCGAATATTGGGATTGCTGTGTCGACCCTTCCGGCACACCCATTGGCGGATGTTACACCGGGCTATCAGCCGTCCCATCAGACGGGCTCTAgtccaacaaaccccccgTCACCGCCAATGACGCTCATCCAGGCTCTTCACCTGTCTCCGGAGACTGCTTGCGTCCCAACATTGGAGGACCATCAAGTCTGGGGCGAGAAGCCACTTCCACCTACTCCGGATATCACGCCTACTGCGACAGCCGCACCTCCCTACGACACAACACAACTGCCACGCGCTTCGCCCGCTGACCCGACAGGCACGAAAGAAGCCTTGCGAAACGCGCCTAAGCTCGAGATTCCCGATCCTCTTGCGTCCCCGGATGCTTCCATCACGGCCCCAGCAAAACTCAACGCCCATCTGCCCTTCATCCTGGCCTTCGACAGCGACATTCTCGCCCAACAATTCACCCTAATCGAAAAGGACGCCCTGAACGAAATCGACTGGAAAGAATTGATTGACATGCGCTGGAAGAATGCTGAGCAAAAAGCCGGCGGGGGGATCAACGCCCGCTCCTGGGTTTCGTTTTTACGGGACACCGACGCGAGGGGTGTGGAGGTTGTGATTGCGAGGTTCAACATCATGGTCAAGTGGGCCATTTCGGAAATCGTGCTCACGCAAgacatggaggagagggcgaggtgTCTGATCAAGTTTATTCACATTGCTGCTCACTGCAGGCGGTACCGGAATTTTGCCACGATGGCACAGCTGACGATTGCGCTCACGTCGAACGAGATttcgaggttgacgaggacTTGGTCCATGGTCCCTGCGTCTGACACCAAGACGCTTCAGGAGCTGGAGCAGTTGATGTCGCCGATGAGGAATTTTTACAATTTGAgagaggagatggagggaggggggaagatgggCGCCAGGGCGAGCATGGAGATGGGGTGTATTCCCTTTGTGGGGATTTACACGCATGACTTGCTGTTTAATGCGCAAAAACCGTCAGAGATTGCGAGCTCGCCGACGGGGGCGCCGCTGGTGAATTTTGAACGGTGCAGGGTCGCggctggggtggtgaagacgtTGCTGAGACTGCTGGAGGCGAGCACGGTTTATGAGTTTGAAGCTGTGGAAGGGGTGACGGAGAGGTGTTTGTGGAtgggggcgttggaggagggggagattaagaggttggttggggggttggagtaA